The Deltaproteobacteria bacterium DNA segment GGTGGCGGGCCTCGTCGGTTACCTCGAGCGCAAGCTCGGGCGTCCGATCACCGTCAGCGTGCCCCGCGACTACCGCACCGTCACCGAGCAGCTTCTCCGCGGCGAGCTGGACTTCGGCGACCTCGGCCCGCTGCAGTTCGTCCAGGCGCAGCGCAAGGCTCCGGGCCTCACCCCCGTCGCCGCGCACAGCTACGAGGGGGCCGAGACCTATCAGGGCTACCTCGTGGTGCGCGACGACAGCGCGGCCAGCGCCCCGGCGGACCTCAAGGGGAAGCGCTTCTGTTACGTGGAACGCGGCTCGGCCAGCGGCTACCTCTTGCCGCGGCACTTCCTGCGCGGTCAGGGGCTGGACCCCGATAAGGCCTTCTCGGCCGTGCGCTTCAGCGGCACGCACTCGCGCGTGCTCGAGGACGTGATCGCCGGCCACTGCGACGCGGGTGCGGTCTACTCCGGTGCGCTGCTGAGCGTCACCTCGCTGGGGATCGCGGGCTCGCGCGTGCGCGTGCTCTCGGTCACCGGTCGGCTGCCTTACGACGTGATCTGCGCTTCGACGCGCCTGTCTTCCGACGTGACTCGAGCGCTCCGCGCAGCGCTGCTCACCCTCGACCCCCAGCGAGAACTCGGCCGCAAGACCCTCGGACACATCTACCGGGTCAACCGGTTCGTGCCCGTGCGCCCCGCCGACTACGCCACCGTCGAGAGCGCCGCCCGCGCCGATGGACTGCTCGACTGAGCGGGCCCCCGCCGCGAGGCCCCTCTGGCTACGCCTTCACCGGGATGGTCCGCGGCTGCACCTCCGGCCGCTTGGGAAGCACCACGGTGAGCACGCCGTCCTTGTACGTGGCCTCGATGCCGGTCACGTCCACGGCCTCGCCGAGCGTCACGGTCCGGCAGAAGCTCCCGGAGCGACGTTCGCGATACAGCATCCCCTCGTGCTTCTCTTCCTGGGCGAACTCGCGCTTTCCGGTCAGCACCAGCCGGCCCTCGTCCAGCTTCACCTCGATCTCTTTTTCGCTCATCCCTGGCAGGTCGGCCTTGAGCACGAACCTGTCCGGATGCTCCTCGAGATCGAGAGCCGGCGCGAAGCTGAACGTCCCGCCATTTCCCGTCGCGGGGCGCAGGAGCTCCTGTAACTCGGAAGAGAGCGGCATGGCCCTGAACGGATTCCAACGGATCAACATGACATCACCTCCAGAGACGGTGTTGGTTACCTCGTACGCCCGTCAATG contains these protein-coding regions:
- a CDS encoding Hsp20/alpha crystallin family protein, with the translated sequence MLIRWNPFRAMPLSSELQELLRPATGNGGTFSFAPALDLEEHPDRFVLKADLPGMSEKEIEVKLDEGRLVLTGKREFAQEEKHEGMLYRERRSGSFCRTVTLGEAVDVTGIEATYKDGVLTVVLPKRPEVQPRTIPVKA